One segment of Geomonas ferrireducens DNA contains the following:
- the cmk gene encoding (d)CMP kinase, which produces MSDTVRENGVIVAIDGPSGAGKSSLTKLLARRLGYIHIDTGAMFRAVALMAKRAGIAADDDAGLAELCRTLEITFVRDGEGCRVLANGEDVSREIRTEEIGLLTSAVSARKPVRAALLTMQRAMGAKGGVILEGRDIGTVVFPDAEVKFFLSASAEERGRRRYLELAARGDSATLEETIAKVIQRDRQDEGREHAPLKQAADALPIDSTSLSIDEVLAVMERAVRERIAKGEKG; this is translated from the coding sequence TTGAGCGACACAGTAAGAGAAAACGGAGTAATCGTAGCGATAGATGGCCCCTCCGGGGCCGGGAAGAGCAGCCTCACGAAGCTCTTGGCAAGGCGGCTCGGATACATTCACATAGACACCGGCGCCATGTTCCGCGCCGTGGCACTGATGGCCAAGCGGGCGGGAATCGCCGCGGACGACGACGCGGGACTTGCCGAGCTCTGCCGAACCCTTGAGATTACCTTCGTGCGGGACGGCGAGGGGTGCCGCGTCCTTGCGAACGGCGAGGACGTCTCCAGGGAGATCCGCACCGAGGAGATCGGCCTTTTGACCTCTGCCGTATCGGCCAGAAAGCCGGTGCGCGCGGCGCTTTTGACCATGCAGCGTGCCATGGGTGCCAAGGGGGGAGTGATCCTCGAAGGGCGCGACATCGGCACGGTGGTCTTCCCTGACGCCGAGGTGAAGTTCTTCCTCTCCGCCAGCGCCGAAGAGCGCGGCAGGCGCCGCTACCTGGAGCTTGCCGCTCGAGGCGACAGCGCCACCCTCGAAGAGACCATCGCCAAGGTGATCCAGCGCGACCGGCAGGACGAGGGGCGCGAACACGCGCCGCTCAAGCAGGCAGCCGACGCACTCCCCATCGATTCGACCAGCCTCTCCATCGATGAGGTGCTCGCGGTCATGGAGAGGGCAGTGCGCGAACGCATTGCCAAAGGGGAGAAGGGGTAA
- the aroA gene encoding 3-phosphoshikimate 1-carboxyvinyltransferase: MQSYTVEPATGIRGEIRVPGDKSISHRSIMFGSIASGITRVSGFLRGEDALATLEAFRAMGVQIDDDGETVTIHGKGLHGLEEPGDVLDCGNSGTSMRLLTGLLAGQNFFSVLSGDKYLRARPMKRVVGPLSRMGARISGRAGGEKAPLAIQGGKLTGIEYDSPVSSAQVKSAIMLAGLYADGETVVREPHLSRDHSERMLRAFGARVETFPGGVRVFGGPELTGRDIVVPGDISSAAFFMVAALIVPGSELLIRGVGVNPTRTGILDILKGMGGDIELLNEREESGEPVADLLVRSSKLKAMEISGEVVPRAIDEFPSICVAAALAEGTTVVRDASELRVKETDRIAAMADNLRRAGVTVTETPDGMEITGVASLKGCAADSFGDHRIAMSMTVAGLTAKGNTTISDVECIATSFPGFRELLEGVVRR; encoded by the coding sequence ATGCAAAGCTATACCGTTGAACCCGCCACCGGCATCCGCGGCGAAATCCGTGTCCCCGGGGACAAGTCCATTTCGCACCGCTCCATCATGTTCGGCTCCATCGCCAGCGGGATCACCCGGGTTTCCGGCTTCCTGCGCGGCGAGGACGCCTTGGCTACCCTGGAGGCGTTTCGCGCCATGGGGGTGCAAATCGACGATGACGGCGAGACGGTCACCATCCACGGCAAAGGTCTGCACGGCCTGGAAGAGCCGGGCGACGTGCTGGATTGCGGCAACTCCGGCACCTCCATGCGCCTTCTTACCGGCCTTCTTGCCGGCCAGAATTTCTTCTCGGTTCTCTCCGGCGACAAGTACCTGCGCGCCCGCCCGATGAAGCGCGTGGTGGGCCCCTTGAGCCGGATGGGCGCCCGCATCAGCGGACGCGCCGGCGGTGAAAAGGCGCCTCTCGCCATCCAGGGGGGAAAGCTGACCGGCATCGAGTACGACTCCCCGGTTTCCAGCGCCCAGGTGAAGTCGGCCATCATGCTCGCAGGGCTGTACGCGGACGGCGAGACCGTGGTGCGCGAACCGCACCTCTCCCGTGACCACTCGGAACGCATGCTGCGCGCCTTCGGCGCCAGGGTCGAGACTTTCCCCGGGGGCGTGCGGGTCTTCGGCGGCCCCGAGCTTACCGGACGCGATATCGTGGTCCCCGGGGACATCTCCTCGGCAGCCTTCTTCATGGTGGCGGCGCTCATCGTACCGGGCTCCGAGCTCCTGATCCGCGGCGTCGGCGTCAACCCGACCCGCACCGGCATCCTCGACATCCTGAAGGGGATGGGGGGAGATATCGAGCTCCTGAACGAGCGCGAGGAGTCCGGTGAACCTGTGGCGGACCTCCTGGTGCGCTCCTCGAAGCTGAAGGCGATGGAGATCTCCGGTGAGGTGGTGCCGCGCGCCATCGACGAGTTCCCCTCCATCTGCGTCGCGGCAGCGCTCGCCGAAGGGACCACCGTCGTGCGGGACGCCTCCGAACTTAGGGTGAAGGAAACCGACCGCATCGCCGCCATGGCGGACAACCTAAGACGCGCCGGGGTTACCGTGACGGAGACGCCGGACGGCATGGAAATAACCGGCGTCGCCTCGCTGAAGGGGTGTGCGGCGGACAGCTTCGGCGACCACAGGATAGCCATGTCCATGACGGTGGCAGGTCTTACCGCAAAAGGGAACACCACGATCTCCGACGTCGAGTGCATCGCCACATCCTTCCCCGGCTTCCGCGAACTCCTTGAGGGGGTAGTAAGGCGTTGA
- a CDS encoding prephenate dehydrogenase, whose product MVYFKKMAVIGVGLIGGSLARVLREKKAVGEVVGIGRGEANLKRGVELGVLDSYTTDAKKGVEGADLVFVATPVCSIPQVVAEIAPHLSKGCIVTDGGSVKEYVVAACEPLMPEGTWFVGGHPIAGTEHSGVEASFSTLYQGRRCIVTPTGNTDPAALEKVVELWKVAGSNVPLMDPVQHDLVVAAISHLPHMVAYSLVNAVDGYDRFGGDLLSFSAGGFRDFTRIASSDPVMWRDIALTNKDAILEMMDFFSGYLEKLRGLVAAEDAEGLRAFFLNSKQKRDAIL is encoded by the coding sequence ATGGTCTACTTCAAGAAGATGGCCGTGATCGGCGTCGGTCTGATCGGCGGTTCGCTCGCGCGTGTCCTGCGTGAGAAGAAGGCCGTGGGTGAGGTCGTCGGCATCGGCCGCGGCGAGGCGAACCTGAAGCGCGGCGTCGAGCTGGGCGTTTTGGACAGTTACACCACCGATGCGAAAAAAGGAGTCGAAGGGGCCGATCTGGTCTTTGTTGCGACACCGGTTTGCAGTATTCCGCAGGTGGTGGCTGAGATCGCGCCGCATCTCTCAAAAGGATGCATCGTGACCGACGGCGGGAGCGTGAAAGAGTACGTGGTTGCGGCATGCGAGCCGCTCATGCCGGAAGGAACCTGGTTCGTCGGCGGGCATCCCATAGCCGGTACCGAACACTCCGGTGTAGAGGCGTCCTTCTCCACTTTGTACCAGGGGAGGCGGTGCATCGTCACCCCGACCGGGAACACCGATCCGGCCGCACTGGAGAAGGTGGTCGAGCTCTGGAAGGTGGCCGGGTCAAACGTGCCGCTTATGGATCCGGTGCAGCACGACTTGGTGGTGGCGGCGATATCGCATCTTCCCCACATGGTCGCCTACTCGCTGGTCAATGCCGTTGACGGTTACGACCGGTTCGGCGGCGATCTGCTCTCCTTTTCCGCCGGCGGGTTCAGGGATTTCACGCGGATTGCCTCGTCCGATCCGGTGATGTGGCGTGATATCGCGCTCACCAACAAGGATGCGATTCTGGAGATGATGGATTTCTTCTCCGGGTATCTGGAAAAGCTGCGCGGCTTGGTTGCCGCCGAAGATGCCGAAGGGCTGCGGGCTTTCTTCCTGAACTCCAAGCAAAAGCGGGACGCGATTCTGTAA
- the pheA gene encoding prephenate dehydratase: MKEKQTLSKLRQDIDAVDDHILELLNERARLVMQVGAVKTENRSDFHVPSREREIYDRLTAENPGPFPSEAVRDVFREIISASLALEKPLKVAFLGPSATFSHLASMQHFGLSASLSPERSIPAVFEAVEKGEAYYGVVPVENTTEGMISHTLDMFMESELKINAEVLLEVSHFLLSRTGRFEDIKKVYSHPQPLAQCRKWLAENLPNVPLVDVASTTLAAQIVAEDYTAAAIASEYASSIYNLKIVKARIEDQVNNFTRFLVIGRKMAERCGDDKTSLMFSVRDEAGILHRMLEPFAKRNINLSKIESRPLKRKAWEYIFYLDLTGHIDDPEVAEAVKELSTCCQFVKVLGSYPRARQ; this comes from the coding sequence TTGAAAGAAAAGCAGACTCTGTCAAAACTCCGTCAGGACATAGATGCGGTTGACGACCACATCCTGGAACTTCTGAACGAGCGGGCAAGGCTCGTGATGCAGGTCGGCGCGGTGAAGACCGAGAACCGCAGCGACTTCCACGTCCCCAGCCGCGAGAGGGAGATCTACGACCGGCTTACCGCGGAGAACCCGGGACCCTTCCCGTCTGAGGCGGTCCGCGACGTGTTCCGCGAGATCATCTCCGCCTCGCTTGCCTTGGAGAAGCCGCTCAAGGTCGCCTTCCTGGGGCCCAGCGCCACCTTCAGCCACCTGGCCTCCATGCAGCATTTCGGACTCTCCGCCTCGCTTTCGCCGGAGCGCTCCATCCCAGCCGTCTTCGAGGCGGTCGAGAAGGGTGAGGCGTATTACGGCGTGGTCCCGGTGGAGAACACCACCGAGGGGATGATCTCGCACACGCTCGACATGTTCATGGAGAGCGAGCTGAAGATCAACGCGGAGGTGCTCCTCGAGGTTTCCCACTTCCTGCTCTCCCGCACCGGGCGTTTCGAGGACATCAAGAAGGTCTATTCGCACCCGCAGCCCTTGGCCCAGTGCCGCAAGTGGCTCGCCGAGAACCTCCCCAACGTGCCGCTCGTGGATGTCGCCTCGACGACACTCGCGGCGCAGATCGTCGCCGAGGATTACACCGCTGCGGCCATTGCCAGCGAGTACGCCTCGTCGATCTACAACCTGAAGATCGTCAAGGCGCGCATCGAGGACCAGGTGAACAACTTCACCCGGTTCCTGGTCATCGGACGGAAGATGGCCGAGCGTTGCGGCGACGACAAGACCTCGCTCATGTTCTCGGTCCGCGACGAGGCCGGCATCCTGCACCGCATGCTGGAGCCGTTCGCCAAGCGCAACATAAACCTCTCCAAGATCGAATCGCGACCGCTTAAGAGGAAGGCGTGGGAGTACATCTTCTACCTTGACCTCACCGGGCACATCGACGACCCGGAAGTGGCCGAGGCGGTGAAAGAACTCTCCACCTGCTGCCAATTCGTGAAGGTGCTGGGCTCCTACCCACGAGCACGCCAATGA
- a CDS encoding ABC transporter permease, producing MFILKYILRNLFRHRLRSVLTVVGVAVAVLAYGLLTTLVGLWYSGAEHASDTRLITRNAISLVFPLPISYLERIRGVPGVTTASYGNWFGAYYKEQKNFFANYAIEPRSYLELYPEFILPPKEKNDFLLDRKGCIVGERLARTYGWKVGDLITLKGTIYPGDWEFVLRGIYHGKEKATEERIFLFHWTYLNETMRRTVPRRADQVGYFVVGVKNPGLAPDVALAVDSMFKNSLAETLTETEKAFHMSFVSMTEAIMVAIQIVSYMVIAIIMVVAANTMAMTARERIGEYATLKTLGFKGGHLAGLIFGESVAISLLGGLLGVALTFPAAHWIESELAQYFPYFTVSPQTLLFEVLAALSVGVVSGIFPTWRGATIRIADGLKRIG from the coding sequence ATGTTCATCCTGAAATACATCCTCCGGAATCTTTTCCGACACAGGCTCCGCTCCGTGCTCACCGTCGTCGGAGTGGCGGTGGCGGTGCTCGCCTACGGCCTCTTGACGACCCTCGTCGGGCTTTGGTACTCAGGCGCCGAGCATGCCTCGGACACGAGGCTCATCACCCGCAATGCCATCTCGCTCGTCTTCCCGCTCCCCATCTCCTACCTGGAGAGGATCCGCGGCGTGCCCGGGGTCACCACGGCCTCCTACGGAAACTGGTTCGGGGCCTATTACAAGGAGCAGAAGAACTTCTTCGCCAACTACGCCATCGAACCGCGCAGCTACTTAGAGCTCTACCCTGAGTTCATCCTCCCTCCCAAGGAGAAAAACGACTTTCTCCTCGACCGCAAGGGGTGCATCGTCGGGGAGCGCCTGGCCCGGACCTACGGCTGGAAGGTGGGGGACCTGATCACCCTGAAAGGGACCATCTACCCGGGCGACTGGGAGTTCGTGCTGCGCGGCATTTACCACGGCAAGGAGAAGGCGACCGAGGAGCGCATCTTCCTTTTCCACTGGACCTACCTGAACGAGACCATGCGTCGCACCGTGCCCAGGCGCGCCGACCAGGTGGGCTATTTCGTTGTCGGCGTGAAGAACCCCGGGCTTGCCCCCGATGTGGCGCTCGCCGTGGACTCCATGTTCAAGAATTCCCTGGCCGAGACCCTGACCGAGACGGAGAAGGCCTTCCATATGAGCTTCGTCTCGATGACCGAGGCGATCATGGTCGCGATCCAGATCGTCTCGTACATGGTGATCGCCATCATCATGGTGGTCGCGGCCAACACCATGGCCATGACGGCACGCGAACGGATCGGCGAGTACGCGACCCTGAAAACGCTGGGGTTCAAAGGGGGGCACCTGGCCGGGCTCATCTTCGGGGAATCGGTCGCCATATCCCTTCTGGGCGGGCTCCTGGGCGTTGCCTTGACCTTCCCGGCCGCACACTGGATCGAGAGCGAGCTCGCCCAGTACTTTCCCTACTTCACCGTCTCCCCGCAGACCCTGCTCTTCGAGGTTTTGGCGGCGCTCTCGGTAGGTGTCGTCTCCGGTATCTTCCCCACCTGGCGCGGCGCCACCATCCGCATCGCCGACGGCCTCAAGCGCATCGGGTGA
- a CDS encoding ABC transporter permease: MGIPYSYSFRNLWTRRLTTVLTASGMGLVVFVFAATLMLTEGLQKTLVQTGSPDNVMLLRKSSNSEVQSAVERDQAALLESQPEVAVGEDGEPLLAKELVVLINLKKRVTDTPSNVIIRGITPASLKLRPAVHLKEGRMPRAGSAEVVTGESVARRFKGCGLGETLRFAMRDWRVVGVFDAGATGFSSEIWGDRDQMMQAFRRPVYSSIIFRLRDTTSFDAYKARVEGDPRLTVEAKRETRYYLDQSEAMAKFLRILGMVLTVVFSIGAVIGATITMYAAVANRVTEIGTLRALGFQRKSILSAFIIESLLLGVCGGLLGIFAASFMQLITISTMNWASFSELAFSFTLTFGIVWKSLLFSAVMGLVGGVLPAFRASRMKIVEALRAT, from the coding sequence ATGGGCATTCCCTACTCCTACAGCTTCCGAAACCTATGGACCCGGCGGCTCACAACGGTCCTCACCGCGAGCGGCATGGGGCTCGTCGTCTTCGTCTTCGCCGCGACGCTGATGCTCACCGAGGGGTTGCAAAAGACCCTGGTGCAGACCGGCTCGCCGGACAACGTCATGCTTTTGCGGAAGTCTTCCAACTCCGAGGTGCAAAGCGCGGTGGAACGGGACCAGGCGGCGCTTCTGGAGAGCCAGCCTGAGGTCGCCGTGGGGGAGGACGGCGAGCCGCTTCTCGCGAAGGAGCTGGTGGTTCTCATCAACCTGAAGAAACGGGTGACCGACACGCCGTCCAACGTCATCATCAGGGGAATCACACCCGCTTCCCTCAAGCTGCGGCCGGCGGTCCATCTGAAGGAGGGGCGCATGCCGAGGGCCGGCTCCGCTGAGGTGGTGACCGGGGAGAGCGTGGCGCGCCGCTTCAAAGGGTGCGGACTTGGCGAGACGCTTCGTTTTGCCATGCGTGACTGGCGCGTCGTGGGGGTGTTCGATGCCGGGGCGACCGGCTTCTCCTCGGAGATCTGGGGCGATCGCGACCAGATGATGCAGGCCTTCAGGCGGCCGGTGTACTCGTCGATCATCTTCAGGCTGCGCGACACCACCTCTTTCGACGCCTACAAGGCGCGCGTGGAGGGGGACCCGCGCCTCACCGTAGAGGCGAAGCGGGAGACCCGGTACTACCTGGACCAGTCCGAGGCGATGGCGAAGTTTCTGCGCATCCTCGGGATGGTGCTCACCGTGGTTTTCTCCATCGGTGCGGTGATCGGCGCGACCATCACCATGTACGCCGCGGTTGCCAACCGGGTGACCGAGATCGGCACCCTGAGGGCGCTCGGCTTCCAGAGAAAGAGCATCCTCTCCGCCTTCATCATTGAATCGCTTCTTTTGGGAGTGTGCGGCGGCCTTCTCGGCATCTTCGCGGCCTCGTTCATGCAGCTCATCACCATCTCGACCATGAACTGGGCCTCGTTCTCCGAGCTCGCCTTTTCCTTCACGCTCACCTTCGGCATCGTCTGGAAGTCGCTTCTCTTTTCCGCCGTCATGGGGCTCGTGGGAGGTGTGCTCCCGGCTTTCCGGGCCTCGCGCATGAAGATAGTGGAGGCGCTTCGGGCCACATGA
- a CDS encoding ABC transporter ATP-binding protein — protein MAQTTEPIVRIRNLSKSYRRGTQIIPVLSGISFDIARGEFVALMGPSGSGKSTLLNLVAGIDSADEGEIEIGGVEITRLGESDLARWRAVSVGFIFQFYNLIPVLTAFENVELPLLLTHLNRRERREHVEAVLNVVGLADRMDHYPSQLSGGQQQRVAIARAIVTDPEILVADEPTGDLDRASAEEILQLMDRLVHEFGKTVIMVTHDPRAAEKAHLVRHLEKGELSVT, from the coding sequence ATGGCGCAAACGACCGAGCCCATCGTAAGGATCAGGAACCTCTCCAAGTCCTACCGCCGCGGCACCCAGATCATCCCGGTCCTCTCCGGCATCAGCTTCGATATCGCGAGGGGCGAATTCGTCGCCCTCATGGGGCCCTCCGGCTCCGGCAAGAGCACCCTTTTGAACCTGGTCGCGGGGATCGACAGTGCCGACGAGGGGGAGATCGAGATCGGCGGCGTGGAGATCACCCGCCTTGGAGAGAGCGATCTTGCCCGCTGGCGCGCCGTCAGCGTCGGCTTCATCTTCCAGTTCTACAACCTTATCCCCGTCCTGACCGCCTTCGAGAACGTGGAACTCCCCCTTTTGCTCACCCACCTGAACCGGCGCGAACGCCGTGAGCACGTGGAGGCGGTGCTGAACGTGGTGGGGCTTGCCGACCGGATGGACCACTACCCCTCCCAGCTCTCCGGCGGACAGCAGCAGCGCGTCGCCATCGCCCGCGCCATCGTCACCGACCCGGAGATCCTCGTGGCCGACGAGCCGACCGGTGACCTCGACCGCGCCTCCGCGGAAGAGATCCTCCAGCTCATGGACCGCCTGGTACACGAGTTCGGCAAGACCGTCATCATGGTGACCCACGATCCCCGCGCCGCCGAGAAGGCCCATCTCGTGCGGCACCTGGAGAAGGGCGAGCTGAGCGTGACCTAG
- a CDS encoding efflux RND transporter periplasmic adaptor subunit, which produces MAQDDLNRLTIDKKRYTPGGARTRRPRLVAAVVLIALLLGLWTFISRRSVEIEVATVSLIYPSQTFSLLNASGYVVAQRKAAVASKATGRLEWLGVEEGSVVRAGQLIARLENRDVAAVKGEASAAVSAAQDNLEQAGVEQKDAARALSRAKELVGQGIIAQADYDTAEARYQRAVAAVAAARANVRQAQSALKGADASLDYTLIRAPFDGVVLTKNADVGDIVSPLAAAANAKAAVVTMADMGSLQVEADVSEANLARVKVGQPCEILLDALPDVRFRGALYTIVPTADRSKGSVMVKVRFLDKDPRILPEMSAKVAFLERELRQGEGTPRVGLPPAAVVHRDDKDYVFKVVKDRAQLTPVTLGGKLGDLVQVDSGVKAGDRIATKPLDKLRDGSRVKTAEK; this is translated from the coding sequence ATGGCGCAAGACGACCTGAACAGACTGACCATCGACAAGAAACGCTATACTCCCGGCGGCGCCAGAACCCGGCGCCCGCGCCTCGTCGCAGCCGTGGTGCTCATCGCCCTTCTCCTGGGACTTTGGACCTTTATTTCCAGGCGCAGCGTCGAGATTGAGGTTGCCACCGTTTCCCTCATCTACCCTTCCCAGACATTTTCCCTTTTGAACGCAAGCGGCTACGTCGTGGCACAGCGAAAGGCCGCCGTCGCCTCCAAGGCGACCGGGCGCCTCGAATGGCTCGGCGTGGAGGAGGGGAGCGTGGTGCGTGCGGGACAGCTGATCGCCCGCCTGGAGAACCGGGACGTTGCCGCGGTGAAGGGGGAGGCCTCGGCTGCCGTCTCCGCGGCGCAGGACAACCTGGAGCAGGCCGGGGTGGAACAAAAGGACGCCGCCCGGGCGCTTTCCCGCGCAAAAGAACTGGTGGGGCAGGGGATCATCGCCCAGGCCGATTACGACACCGCCGAAGCCCGCTATCAGCGCGCCGTGGCCGCCGTGGCGGCGGCCCGCGCCAACGTGAGGCAGGCGCAAAGCGCCCTCAAGGGGGCGGATGCTTCCCTTGACTACACCCTGATCCGCGCCCCCTTCGACGGCGTTGTCCTCACCAAGAACGCCGACGTCGGCGACATCGTTTCCCCCCTTGCCGCCGCTGCCAACGCGAAGGCCGCCGTGGTCACCATGGCCGACATGGGCTCGCTGCAGGTGGAGGCCGACGTCTCCGAGGCGAACCTCGCCAGGGTGAAGGTGGGACAGCCGTGCGAGATCCTTCTCGACGCCCTTCCCGACGTCCGTTTCCGCGGCGCCCTCTACACCATCGTCCCGACCGCGGACCGCAGCAAGGGGAGCGTCATGGTCAAGGTCCGCTTCCTGGACAAGGACCCGCGCATCCTCCCGGAGATGAGCGCCAAGGTCGCCTTTTTGGAGCGCGAACTGCGGCAGGGTGAGGGGACGCCGCGCGTGGGTCTCCCTCCCGCGGCCGTCGTGCACCGCGACGACAAGGATTACGTCTTCAAGGTGGTGAAGGACCGGGCGCAGCTCACCCCCGTTACCCTGGGTGGAAAACTGGGCGACCTGGTGCAGGTCGATTCCGGAGTGAAAGCGGGTGACCGCATCGCCACGAAGCCCCTGGACAAGCTGCGCGACGGCAGCCGCGTGAAGACGGCGGAAAAGTAG
- a CDS encoding DUF503 domain-containing protein — MHVALLQMRLLLTSRTLKEKRAIVKSVLSRSRNRFNVACSESALHDQPADAELCFVTVAASPMRARQLLQELESWLVSERPDVEITDVQLEEL, encoded by the coding sequence ATGCACGTAGCCCTGCTGCAAATGAGACTTCTCCTCACCAGCCGCACCCTGAAGGAGAAGCGCGCCATCGTGAAGAGCGTGCTGTCGCGGTCGCGTAACCGCTTCAACGTCGCCTGCTCCGAGAGTGCGCTGCACGACCAGCCCGCCGACGCGGAACTTTGCTTCGTCACCGTGGCGGCAAGCCCGATGCGCGCGAGGCAACTGCTGCAGGAACTGGAATCCTGGCTCGTTTCGGAGCGCCCGGATGTGGAGATAACCGATGTCCAGCTCGAGGAGCTCTAG
- a CDS encoding WD40 repeat domain-containing protein — MKKALSALLLVIAMGSFTGCATTLPAQLPEGFRVQALARCDAGSPFDAGAKGAVACVDRGSIRLFDLQGVEKAAAGSAAKLLSFSPSGDRVAVAIAPGESTVLRILDSTGNSVGETRVDGRVTSLVWRSDKELLAGALVVKKFSFGTQMASRLYRWDGAGKPEITLLGDVTLRPKVARLPEALLYNQMIVALSPYRDEIAYTTVKDPPLFNPYLKVNVQNLSTGTGGSIAEAQLGAGKVAYAPDGESLVLGGSPGRRISLPAGKDVETWNASGAAPALSPSGAYLLLGGHLFHKNKEIATFPPDAAGVFLPDGTGALIMYKERLYLVSGLKDEQPAPLAGDLERTLKLRALRSQGLITDTEYRKQLKKESK; from the coding sequence ATGAAGAAAGCTCTGTCAGCCCTGCTGCTCGTAATCGCCATGGGCTCTTTTACCGGCTGCGCCACCACCCTGCCGGCACAGCTGCCGGAAGGGTTCCGGGTGCAGGCACTCGCCCGCTGCGACGCCGGGTCACCATTTGATGCCGGCGCGAAAGGTGCGGTCGCCTGCGTCGACCGCGGCTCGATCCGCCTTTTCGACCTGCAGGGGGTGGAAAAGGCCGCCGCTGGTTCCGCGGCCAAGCTCCTTAGCTTCTCGCCTTCGGGGGACCGGGTGGCTGTGGCCATAGCTCCCGGTGAGAGCACCGTCCTGCGCATCCTGGACAGCACCGGGAACAGCGTGGGGGAGACGCGTGTCGATGGGCGGGTCACCTCGCTCGTCTGGCGCTCGGATAAGGAGCTCCTGGCGGGCGCCCTCGTGGTCAAGAAGTTCAGCTTCGGAACCCAGATGGCGTCGCGTCTTTACCGCTGGGACGGCGCCGGAAAGCCTGAGATCACCCTTCTGGGCGATGTGACGCTCCGCCCCAAGGTGGCGCGTCTGCCCGAGGCGCTGCTTTACAACCAGATGATCGTGGCACTCTCGCCGTACCGCGACGAGATCGCTTACACCACGGTGAAAGACCCGCCGCTTTTCAACCCGTACCTCAAGGTGAACGTCCAGAACCTTTCGACGGGCACCGGCGGCAGCATCGCCGAGGCGCAGTTGGGAGCCGGCAAGGTAGCTTACGCCCCCGACGGGGAGTCGCTCGTCCTCGGCGGCTCGCCGGGGCGCCGCATCTCGCTCCCCGCCGGAAAAGACGTGGAGACCTGGAACGCCTCCGGGGCCGCGCCCGCCCTCTCCCCTTCGGGAGCCTATCTCCTCCTTGGGGGGCACCTCTTCCATAAAAACAAGGAAATCGCAACCTTCCCACCCGACGCCGCAGGGGTCTTCCTGCCGGACGGGACGGGCGCGCTCATCATGTACAAGGAGCGGCTGTACCTCGTCTCCGGACTGAAGGACGAGCAGCCCGCTCCCCTCGCAGGCGACCTGGAACGGACGCTCAAACTGCGCGCCCTGCGCAGCCAGGGGCTCATCACCGACACGGAGTACCGGAAACAGCTTAAGAAGGAGAGTAAATGA